From one Streptomyces sp. Q6 genomic stretch:
- a CDS encoding sigma-70 family RNA polymerase sigma factor, which yields MTHPRPVEPGPAPGPDLQEQLALVAQGDREAFSVIYEAVAAPVFGVACKLLRDHAQSEEVAQEVFVELWRTAARYRADRGTVLNWVLTLAHRRTVDRIRSVEAAAARDHRVALLDQVPEFDEVSEQVEGQLEREQLRRCLRSLSEIQRQSVTLAYYQGLTYKEVAEALSTPLGTIKTRLRDGLIRLRDCLGVTA from the coding sequence ATGACACACCCCAGGCCGGTCGAGCCCGGTCCAGCCCCTGGACCTGATCTGCAGGAGCAGCTTGCCCTCGTCGCGCAGGGGGATCGCGAGGCGTTCTCCGTCATCTATGAGGCGGTGGCTGCGCCCGTGTTCGGCGTCGCGTGCAAGCTGCTGCGCGATCATGCCCAGTCCGAGGAAGTCGCTCAGGAAGTGTTCGTCGAGCTCTGGCGGACCGCGGCGCGCTACCGCGCGGATCGGGGCACGGTCCTGAACTGGGTGCTCACCTTGGCGCACCGGCGCACCGTGGACCGGATCCGCTCGGTGGAGGCGGCTGCCGCGCGCGACCACCGGGTCGCGCTGCTCGATCAGGTCCCGGAGTTCGACGAGGTGAGTGAACAGGTGGAGGGGCAGTTGGAGCGGGAACAGCTGCGCCGCTGCCTGCGTTCCCTTAGCGAGATCCAGCGTCAGTCGGTGACGCTGGCGTACTACCAGGGCCTCACCTACAAAGAGGTCGCGGAGGCGCTGTCCACCCCGTTGGGCACGATCAAGACTCGCCTGCGTGACGGTCTCATCCGGCTTCGCGACTGCTTGGGGGTGACCGCATGA
- a CDS encoding fasciclin domain-containing protein, translated as MTAHRVSTRILVGAAALALPFSLAALAPAASADDMTGPFGPACSSVPKGGAGSFDGMAKDPVATAASNNPDLSTLVTAVNKAGLVDTLNSAKDITVFAPTNEAFAKIPKADLDKVLNDKAQLTKILTYHVVGDKVTQDKLADGSFKTLEGSKLTTSGSGEKFKVNDSANIVCGDVQTSNATVHIIDSVLMPRS; from the coding sequence ATGACTGCTCATCGTGTAAGCACCCGGATCCTGGTCGGGGCGGCGGCGCTCGCGCTGCCGTTCTCGCTGGCGGCGCTGGCCCCGGCGGCGTCGGCCGACGACATGACAGGCCCCTTCGGGCCAGCCTGCTCCTCCGTCCCCAAGGGCGGTGCAGGTTCCTTCGACGGCATGGCCAAGGACCCGGTGGCGACGGCCGCCTCGAACAACCCGGACCTGTCGACGCTGGTGACGGCGGTGAACAAGGCCGGTCTGGTGGACACGCTGAACAGCGCGAAGGACATCACGGTGTTCGCGCCGACGAACGAGGCGTTCGCGAAGATCCCGAAGGCGGATCTGGACAAGGTCCTCAACGACAAGGCCCAGCTGACCAAGATCCTCACGTATCACGTGGTGGGTGACAAGGTCACGCAGGACAAGCTGGCCGACGGCAGCTTCAAGACGCTGGAGGGCAGCAAGCTGACGACCTCGGGCTCCGGCGAGAAGTTCAAGGTGAACGACAGCGCGAACATTGTCTGCGGCGATGTGCAGACCTCGAACGCCACTGTCCACATCATCGACAGTGTCCTGATGCCCAGGAGCTGA
- a CDS encoding TetR/AcrR family transcriptional regulator C-terminal domain-containing protein: MEKKRTEARSAGVSSRDRGRATRRRLIEATARLCTERPGAEVSVAEIAEAAGVFPNQVTYYFGSKDLLLVHAAFVGLLHDARRIERIGRQAPDAATFRRNIARAVLAMPSLPSVARALAAGISRPELAPVVDQHLQLLFRQSERFVSQLIDGRGWRARRPLDVETRTFWSTALGAVLLVRAGAHGNVADLDLAGSLTIHDDPETG; the protein is encoded by the coding sequence ATGGAGAAGAAGCGAACCGAAGCTCGATCAGCCGGCGTCTCGTCGCGCGACCGCGGTCGCGCGACGAGACGCCGGCTGATCGAGGCAACTGCACGGCTCTGCACGGAACGGCCCGGTGCCGAGGTGAGCGTTGCCGAGATCGCGGAAGCGGCAGGCGTCTTCCCCAATCAGGTCACCTACTACTTCGGCTCCAAGGACTTGCTGCTCGTGCACGCCGCCTTTGTCGGCTTGCTGCACGACGCCCGACGGATTGAGCGCATCGGTCGCCAAGCCCCCGACGCGGCGACCTTTCGGCGCAACATCGCCCGCGCCGTACTGGCCATGCCCTCACTCCCGTCAGTCGCGCGAGCACTCGCCGCCGGGATCTCTAGGCCCGAACTCGCCCCCGTGGTCGACCAGCACCTCCAGTTGCTGTTCCGGCAATCCGAGCGCTTCGTGAGCCAACTCATCGACGGTCGGGGCTGGAGGGCCCGTCGACCGCTCGACGTAGAGACCAGGACGTTCTGGAGCACCGCGCTCGGCGCAGTGCTGCTCGTCCGCGCCGGGGCACACGGCAACGTCGCCGACCTGGACCTCGCCGGATCATTGACCATCCATGACGACCCCGAGACCGGCTAG
- a CDS encoding beta-ketoacyl-[acyl-carrier-protein] synthase family protein, with amino-acid sequence MPWTEVVVTGLGAITPLGANVASTWDALLAGESGIRGGVLQGHNDVGLPDTAAGTMAIDPAELLLPVQARRLDRSQQAAFAAAGEAWADAGTPEVDPDRLASVIGTGIGGVRTLLKEDDVLEAAGVRRVSPRTVPMLMPNAAAALISIEYGARAGVYTPVSACSSGAEAIALGARLIRAGEADVVIAGGTEAAITPITVAGFAQAQALSRHTAEPASASRPFAADRSGFVLSEGAAVVVLESTEHASARGARVHAVLAGAGIAADAHHITAPAADGSGQISAMRKALAQAGLAPERISHINAHATGTPVGDVAEAHAIGDVFGRATVTAPKAALGHLFGAAGAIEALIAVLSVEHGVIPPTRNLTEVGVGPDIDLDVVAERRDVPQEAVLSNSFGFGGQNVSLIVTGARHHASRTASTTR; translated from the coding sequence ATGCCCTGGACTGAAGTCGTCGTGACCGGACTCGGCGCGATCACGCCACTCGGCGCAAACGTGGCGTCTACGTGGGACGCCCTGCTTGCCGGCGAGTCCGGTATCCGCGGCGGCGTCCTGCAAGGCCACAACGACGTCGGCCTTCCCGATACCGCCGCGGGCACGATGGCGATCGACCCCGCCGAGTTGCTGCTGCCGGTGCAGGCCAGGCGGCTCGACCGCTCACAGCAGGCGGCCTTCGCCGCAGCGGGCGAGGCCTGGGCAGATGCAGGCACGCCGGAGGTGGACCCGGACCGGCTTGCATCGGTGATCGGTACGGGCATCGGGGGCGTACGGACGCTGTTGAAGGAAGATGACGTACTGGAGGCGGCCGGGGTTCGGCGCGTCTCGCCACGCACGGTCCCGATGCTCATGCCCAATGCGGCGGCGGCGCTGATCAGTATCGAATATGGTGCACGGGCCGGGGTCTACACGCCCGTCTCAGCGTGCTCTTCGGGTGCCGAGGCGATCGCTCTGGGAGCCAGGCTCATCCGTGCCGGCGAGGCAGACGTGGTCATCGCGGGCGGGACCGAGGCCGCGATCACCCCGATCACTGTCGCCGGCTTCGCCCAGGCACAGGCACTGTCGCGGCACACCGCCGAACCCGCTTCAGCGTCACGGCCGTTCGCCGCGGACCGCAGCGGATTCGTCCTCAGTGAAGGCGCCGCTGTCGTGGTGCTCGAAAGCACCGAGCACGCCAGCGCCCGAGGCGCGCGCGTCCACGCGGTGCTCGCGGGCGCCGGCATCGCCGCCGACGCCCACCACATCACAGCGCCAGCTGCCGACGGCTCCGGTCAGATCTCGGCCATGCGGAAGGCTCTCGCGCAAGCCGGCCTGGCTCCCGAGCGGATCAGCCACATCAACGCCCACGCCACCGGAACTCCGGTCGGCGACGTCGCCGAGGCGCACGCGATCGGGGATGTATTCGGCCGCGCCACCGTGACGGCCCCTAAGGCGGCGCTCGGTCATCTCTTTGGGGCTGCTGGTGCGATCGAGGCCCTCATCGCCGTCCTCAGTGTGGAGCACGGCGTCATCCCGCCGACCCGCAACCTCACCGAGGTCGGCGTCGGTCCCGACATCGATCTCGATGTCGTCGCAGAGCGACGAGACGTCCCCCAGGAGGCGGTGCTCAGCAACTCCTTCGGCTTCGGTGGGCAGAACGTCTCCCTCATCGTCACCGGCGCACGGCACCACGCGTCCCGTACGGCCTCGACCACACGGTGA
- a CDS encoding fasciclin domain-containing protein: protein MQTRLRRAAVVVAAAAMLPLALTACSDSDSKDEASNSASSASEGSDMASPSDDMSTADEPFGPACSSVPKDGAGSFDGMAKDPVATAASNNPALSTLVTAVKKAGLVDTLNNAQNITVFAPTNDAFAKIPKADLDKVLNDKAQLTKILTYHVVGQKLAPADLENGSFDTLEKSKLTTSGSGENYKVNDSANVVCGNVKTANANVYIIDSVLMPKS, encoded by the coding sequence ATGCAGACTCGCCTTCGTCGTGCCGCCGTCGTCGTCGCCGCCGCGGCCATGCTGCCGCTGGCCCTGACCGCATGCTCCGACAGCGACTCCAAGGACGAGGCCTCCAACAGCGCCTCATCCGCGTCGGAGGGGTCGGACATGGCCAGCCCCTCCGACGACATGAGCACCGCCGACGAGCCGTTCGGCCCGGCCTGCTCCTCCGTACCCAAGGACGGCGCCGGTTCCTTCGACGGCATGGCCAAGGACCCCGTCGCCACCGCCGCCTCCAACAATCCGGCCCTGTCGACCCTGGTCACCGCGGTGAAGAAGGCCGGCCTCGTCGACACCCTGAACAACGCGCAGAACATCACTGTCTTCGCCCCCACCAACGACGCCTTCGCCAAGATCCCGAAGGCCGACCTCGACAAGGTCCTCAACGACAAGGCCCAGCTCACCAAGATCCTCACCTACCACGTCGTCGGCCAGAAGCTCGCCCCCGCCGACCTGGAGAACGGATCCTTCGACACTCTGGAGAAGTCGAAGCTCACCACCTCCGGCTCCGGCGAGAACTACAAGGTCAACGACAGCGCCAACGTCGTCTGCGGCAACGTCAAGACCGCCAACGCCAACGTCTACATCATCGACTCCGTCCTCATGCCCAAGAGCTGA
- a CDS encoding transposase family protein, with translation MVGNSTRAVIIGNRRITGLTAGVIAELVEEIGPLWHERHQARLAARPRQRAVGAGAKYRLVFVDRLLATLVHLRHGVTHDVLACWFGADRSTVTRAIGEVRPLLAERGCTVSPDVRLRSLAEVVDHLGASGATGIVDGTEIRVRRPAAGRKDRDKFISGKNKQNAVKSMVVTDGEGRVLWCSPARPASCADITHARQLGLVNLLADGPAVEILADGGYQGLGAQTGGRVVTPPHRKFKKNAPDWYEEMHERQRKAHSSRRIRVEHGIAHLKNWRALARHLGRREHMSDTVQAIAGLLSHQQTAGLNPTWQM, from the coding sequence GTGGTGGGGAACTCGACGCGCGCGGTGATCATCGGCAATCGGCGGATCACGGGGCTGACTGCCGGAGTGATTGCTGAACTCGTCGAGGAGATCGGACCGTTGTGGCATGAGCGTCATCAGGCGAGGCTTGCCGCTCGCCCGCGGCAGAGGGCTGTGGGCGCAGGCGCGAAGTACCGGCTGGTGTTCGTCGACCGGCTGCTGGCCACGCTGGTCCATCTTCGTCACGGGGTCACCCATGATGTGCTGGCCTGCTGGTTCGGAGCGGACCGTTCCACCGTCACCCGGGCCATCGGTGAGGTGCGGCCCCTGCTCGCCGAGCGGGGCTGCACCGTCAGCCCCGACGTGCGGCTGCGGTCTCTCGCTGAGGTTGTCGACCATCTCGGCGCGAGCGGGGCGACCGGCATCGTCGACGGCACCGAGATCCGGGTCCGTCGGCCCGCTGCCGGACGCAAGGACCGCGACAAGTTCATCTCCGGCAAGAACAAGCAGAACGCCGTCAAGTCCATGGTGGTCACGGACGGCGAAGGCCGCGTGCTGTGGTGCAGCCCGGCCCGTCCCGCAAGCTGCGCGGACATCACCCATGCCCGCCAGTTAGGGCTGGTCAACCTCTTGGCCGACGGGCCTGCAGTCGAGATCCTGGCTGATGGCGGCTACCAGGGACTGGGCGCCCAGACCGGTGGTCGGGTGGTGACACCACCGCACCGCAAGTTCAAGAAGAACGCCCCGGACTGGTACGAAGAGATGCACGAGCGCCAGCGCAAGGCGCACTCATCACGACGTATCCGTGTCGAGCACGGCATCGCCCATCTGAAGAACTGGCGGGCCCTGGCCCGCCACCTCGGCCGCCGCGAGCACATGAGCGACACCGTCCAAGCCATCGCCGGCCTGCTGTCCCACCAGCAGACCGCGGGCCTGAACCCGACATGGCAGATGTGA
- a CDS encoding DUF4383 domain-containing protein: protein MTTLHAGPHARPRVKLDDHLPVDHRLSRVYRFSAGIMGLFLVAFGVLGLIRRVGYFDTGANTALGLNTNGALSVLSLVVGGVLLAAAVRGGNTASTVNMVLGIGFLLAGFAFLFALDSRFNFLNFRMQNVLFSFAVGLLLMTSGMYGRVSGGLPHDNPYWRSRHPD, encoded by the coding sequence ATGACCACACTGCACGCCGGTCCCCACGCCCGACCGCGGGTGAAGCTCGACGATCACCTGCCGGTCGACCACCGCCTGAGCCGGGTCTACCGGTTCAGCGCCGGAATCATGGGCTTGTTCCTCGTGGCGTTCGGCGTCCTGGGGCTCATCCGCCGGGTCGGCTACTTCGACACCGGCGCCAACACCGCCCTCGGCCTCAACACCAACGGGGCCCTGAGCGTCCTGTCCCTGGTGGTCGGCGGCGTGCTCCTGGCGGCCGCCGTCCGCGGCGGGAACACCGCGTCCACCGTGAACATGGTGCTCGGGATCGGCTTCCTACTGGCCGGATTCGCGTTCCTGTTCGCGCTAGACAGCCGGTTCAACTTTCTCAACTTCCGCATGCAGAACGTGCTGTTCAGCTTCGCCGTCGGACTGCTGCTGATGACCAGCGGCATGTACGGAAGAGTCAGCGGCGGGCTCCCGCACGACAACCCGTACTGGCGCTCCCGGCACCCGGACTGA
- a CDS encoding barstar family protein, giving the protein MAKRIESELVVDLRGRPIETLDDFWDAVAEPCGLPEWFGRNTEAWRDTIQTRGISEVIDSYDVVVVHVDKRGVFAARNREARALRGAFSGKHSRLVVHELL; this is encoded by the coding sequence ATGGCCAAGAGGATTGAGTCGGAGCTGGTGGTTGACCTGCGGGGTAGGCCGATCGAGACGCTCGATGACTTCTGGGACGCCGTGGCTGAGCCTTGCGGACTGCCGGAGTGGTTCGGCCGGAACACGGAAGCCTGGCGGGACACCATCCAGACGCGGGGCATCTCCGAGGTCATCGATAGCTATGACGTGGTGGTCGTGCACGTGGACAAGCGAGGAGTCTTCGCTGCCCGGAACCGTGAGGCCCGAGCCCTGCGAGGCGCCTTTTCGGGGAAGCATTCGCGCCTGGTCGTGCACGAGCTGCTCTGA
- a CDS encoding DUF4331 domain-containing protein, which yields MSRTKRPARRVVDQALVVLGSSALAAGLAGLALAPTPSAASSHREAPLIAGDPRADNTDVYAFTSPDRSDTVTLVANWIPFEEPNGGPNFYAFADDARYHIKIDNTGDGRPDLTYTWKFRNQVRDAGGQFLYNTGQVTSPTDPDLNFRQTYDLTVSDGRHRTRTLLRNAPVAPSRTGSASMPNYGALRTQAVRPVNGGAKAFAGQADDPFFADLRVFDLLYGGNLSERGQDTLAGYNVNTVALQIPKKALALRGNSSRNPVVGVWSTTERRGAQVSDSRSGHHDGWRQVSRLGNPLVNEVVVPLKYKDAFNSLSPDQDRTVKPVVDKVLDPVLPKLIQKVYGVPAPATPRNDLAEIFLTGICKACGPVKADLNAHRLNKDADQRRIVPAEELRLNMAVAPTAKPNRLGVLAGDLGGFPNGRRLSDDVIDISLQGVEGAAQSGKLVPALADGDKVNANDTAFGTSFPYLALPNTKSVNKSAAGSPGAQQSSLKTSQASTVTAAGALLLGAGGYRMRRKRTTA from the coding sequence ATGTCCCGTACCAAGAGGCCGGCCAGACGTGTGGTCGACCAGGCGCTTGTCGTTCTAGGCTCCAGCGCACTGGCCGCGGGTCTGGCCGGGCTGGCCCTCGCGCCGACCCCCAGCGCCGCCTCCAGCCACCGCGAGGCGCCCCTGATCGCCGGAGATCCGCGGGCCGACAACACCGACGTCTACGCCTTCACCAGCCCCGACCGCAGTGACACGGTCACCCTGGTCGCAAACTGGATTCCCTTCGAAGAGCCCAACGGCGGGCCCAACTTCTACGCCTTCGCGGACGACGCCCGCTACCACATCAAGATCGACAACACCGGTGACGGGCGCCCGGACCTGACCTACACCTGGAAGTTCCGCAACCAGGTACGCGACGCGGGCGGACAGTTCCTTTACAACACCGGGCAGGTCACCTCACCGACCGACCCCGACCTGAACTTCCGGCAGACCTACGACCTCACCGTCTCCGACGGCCGGCACCGCACCCGCACCCTGCTGCGCAACGCCCCGGTGGCCCCTTCCCGCACCGGCAGCGCCTCCATGCCCAACTACGGCGCCCTGCGGACGCAGGCCGTACGCCCGGTCAACGGCGGAGCGAAAGCCTTCGCCGGGCAGGCCGACGACCCGTTCTTTGCCGACCTGCGCGTCTTCGACCTCCTGTACGGAGGAAACCTGAGCGAGCGCGGCCAGGACACTCTGGCCGGGTACAACGTGAACACCGTCGCGCTGCAGATCCCCAAGAAGGCCCTCGCGCTGCGCGGCAACAGCTCACGCAACCCGGTCGTGGGCGTGTGGTCGACCACCGAACGCCGCGGCGCCCAGGTGTCCGACAGCCGCTCCGGCCACCACGACGGCTGGCGCCAGGTGTCCCGCCTGGGCAACCCCCTGGTCAACGAGGTCGTCGTCCCCCTCAAGTACAAGGACGCCTTCAACTCCCTCTCTCCCGACCAGGACCGCACGGTCAAGCCCGTCGTCGACAAGGTCCTCGACCCGGTCCTGCCCAAGCTGATCCAGAAGGTCTACGGGGTACCGGCGCCCGCTACCCCGCGCAACGACCTCGCCGAGATCTTCCTGACCGGAATCTGCAAGGCATGCGGCCCCGTCAAGGCCGACCTCAACGCCCACCGCCTCAACAAGGACGCAGATCAGCGAAGGATCGTCCCCGCCGAGGAACTCCGCCTGAACATGGCCGTGGCTCCCACCGCCAAGCCCAACCGGCTCGGGGTGCTCGCCGGCGATCTCGGCGGCTTCCCCAACGGCCGCCGCCTCAGCGACGACGTCATCGACATCTCGCTCCAGGGCGTCGAAGGCGCAGCGCAGAGCGGCAAGCTTGTGCCCGCACTCGCCGACGGCGACAAGGTGAACGCCAACGACACCGCCTTCGGCACGTCATTCCCCTACCTGGCGCTGCCCAACACCAAGAGCGTCAACAAGTCGGCCGCGGGAAGCCCTGGCGCCCAGCAGTCGTCGCTGAAAACCTCGCAGGCGTCGACCGTCACCGCGGCCGGAGCACTCCTGCTCGGCGCCGGCGGCTACCGGATGCGCCGCAAGCGCACCACCGCCTGA
- a CDS encoding anti-sigma factor, with translation MTAPTDLHTLTGAYTLDALEEDERVAFEQHLAKCEDCAQEVRELTATAGRLALAATMPPPPRLKDQVMEQIAGVRQERPHSAVTGLSRTARRGHAMRWALAACVAAAAALGGTTLWQHQQADNARQQAQTAQEQADQITAVLAAPDAKVTSTVVKGGARGSVVVSHDSDKAVFIASGMAKPPEGKVYQLWFVDGDQMRPAGLMNPSRTNQSVLMTGAVNKASGVGVTLEPDGGSKQPTNQPVALLMLPG, from the coding sequence ATGACCGCTCCGACCGACCTGCACACGCTGACGGGCGCCTACACATTGGATGCCCTGGAGGAAGACGAGCGCGTCGCGTTCGAGCAGCACCTCGCCAAGTGCGAGGACTGCGCCCAGGAAGTACGTGAGCTGACGGCGACCGCTGGACGGCTGGCGCTCGCGGCCACAATGCCGCCACCGCCCCGCCTCAAGGACCAGGTGATGGAGCAGATCGCCGGTGTGCGGCAGGAGCGCCCTCATTCCGCGGTGACGGGTTTGTCGCGCACAGCACGTCGCGGGCACGCCATGCGCTGGGCGCTCGCCGCCTGTGTCGCCGCCGCTGCCGCGCTCGGCGGCACGACGTTGTGGCAGCACCAGCAGGCCGACAACGCCCGTCAACAGGCCCAGACCGCACAGGAACAGGCCGACCAGATCACCGCCGTACTCGCCGCCCCGGACGCCAAGGTGACCTCGACGGTCGTCAAGGGCGGGGCACGCGGTTCTGTGGTCGTCTCGCACGACAGCGACAAGGCCGTCTTCATCGCCTCCGGCATGGCGAAGCCGCCGGAGGGCAAGGTGTACCAACTGTGGTTCGTCGACGGGGACCAGATGCGCCCGGCCGGCCTGATGAACCCCTCCCGGACGAACCAGAGCGTCCTGATGACGGGTGCCGTCAACAAGGCGTCCGGCGTGGGCGTCACCCTCGAACCGGACGGCGGCTCCAAGCAGCCCACCAACCAGCCGGTGGCCCTGCTGATGCTGCCAGGCTGA
- a CDS encoding chaplin, whose product MSRVLKSAAIAVAIGGSVLAGAGAASADAGAQGAAVGSPGVLSGNVLQVPVHVPVNACGNTVNLIGLLNPAFGNSCANGSGNWGHHAWDEGHMGHHGSMNHDADRGMWK is encoded by the coding sequence ATGTCTCGTGTGCTGAAGAGTGCGGCGATCGCGGTGGCCATCGGCGGTTCGGTCCTGGCCGGTGCGGGCGCGGCGTCCGCGGACGCCGGAGCTCAGGGCGCCGCTGTGGGGTCGCCCGGGGTGCTGTCCGGCAACGTCCTCCAGGTGCCGGTCCACGTCCCGGTCAACGCCTGCGGCAACACTGTCAACCTCATCGGCCTGCTCAACCCGGCTTTCGGCAACAGCTGCGCCAACGGCTCGGGCAACTGGGGCCATCACGCCTGGGACGAGGGCCACATGGGCCACCACGGCTCGATGAACCACGACGCCGACAGGGGCATGTGGAAGTAG
- a CDS encoding polyketide cyclase: MTAERFEVTRHIAASPSAVFDVLRSPQGHVSFDVLRSPQGHVSIDSSGMLQSAQGDPVGAVGDEFVVHMDREALGDLPVGRYDVTVIIMRFERDALLEWTISGTIQPPIRHLYGYRLEPSDSATVVTSYYDWSKIDDRYREAGVFPVIPEAGLRATLDILARTVEKSPAGATG, encoded by the coding sequence ATGACAGCTGAACGCTTCGAAGTCACGCGTCACATCGCCGCCTCGCCCTCTGCGGTCTTCGATGTGCTGCGTTCTCCGCAGGGACATGTGAGCTTCGATGTGCTGCGTTCTCCGCAGGGACATGTGAGCATCGACAGCTCGGGCATGCTGCAGTCCGCGCAGGGCGACCCCGTGGGAGCGGTCGGGGACGAGTTCGTTGTGCACATGGACCGGGAGGCGCTGGGTGACCTGCCCGTGGGCCGCTACGACGTGACTGTGATCATCATGCGTTTCGAACGCGACGCCCTGCTGGAATGGACGATCTCGGGCACCATCCAGCCGCCTATCCGTCACTTGTACGGCTACCGGCTCGAACCCTCCGATTCCGCCACGGTCGTCACGTCGTACTACGACTGGAGCAAGATTGATGACAGGTACCGCGAGGCGGGCGTCTTTCCGGTGATCCCGGAGGCTGGCCTGCGCGCGACGCTCGACATCCTCGCGCGTACCGTCGAGAAGTCTCCGGCGGGTGCGACGGGTTGA
- a CDS encoding sulfite oxidase, whose product MDDDSTPTPLRGMKRFSLGALSGLLAGYAAIAVAELVSAAVRPESGPVIAVGGAAIDRTPPAVKDWAIRQFGTNDKLVLQLGILAVLTVLALVLGALSARWRLIGSLGVLAFGVVGALAATSRPDSTSITDALPSAVGAIVGACLLYYLIGRLGRTANVAGRATVPPGSVSEDSAAQALDDTAPVHDADGSGESGWDRRGFILAATAAAAASTGAGLAGRALNGSQGQNAVASRKDVVIPAPSSKAAPVPRGAALRIKDISPFMTPNNDFYRVDTALVVPKVDATSWKLRIHGKGVERELTVSFDDLLKMPLIERDITLTCVSNEVGGPYVGNARWIGVRLADLLKQCGVKPPSKGGPADQLVARSVDGMTIGSPVEDVMDGRDAMLALGMNGQPLPFEHGFPVRMLVPGLYGYVSACKWIQDIELTTFDAYDSYWVKRDWAQKAPIKTESRVDTPKPFARPKAGTVMVAGVAWAQHRGIDKVEIRVDDGPWEETRLATEDTRDTWRQWSYPWQATKGGHTLTVRATDRTGETQTEKRTPTIPDGASGWHSVVVTVD is encoded by the coding sequence ATGGACGACGACTCGACTCCCACGCCGCTGCGCGGCATGAAACGCTTCTCTTTGGGCGCGCTCAGCGGCCTGCTCGCCGGATACGCGGCCATCGCGGTCGCCGAGCTGGTCTCCGCGGCAGTGCGGCCCGAATCTGGTCCGGTCATCGCGGTGGGCGGGGCGGCGATCGACCGCACCCCGCCTGCGGTCAAGGACTGGGCGATCCGGCAGTTCGGCACGAACGACAAGCTGGTGCTGCAACTGGGCATCCTGGCCGTGCTGACCGTGCTCGCCCTGGTGCTCGGGGCCCTCTCCGCAAGGTGGCGGCTGATTGGCTCACTGGGTGTCCTCGCGTTCGGCGTCGTCGGCGCTCTGGCCGCCACCAGCAGGCCCGACTCCACCAGCATCACGGACGCGCTGCCCTCCGCCGTGGGCGCCATCGTCGGGGCCTGCCTGCTCTACTACTTGATCGGCCGCCTAGGACGCACGGCGAACGTCGCCGGCCGGGCCACCGTCCCTCCAGGCTCGGTTTCGGAAGACTCCGCGGCGCAGGCACTGGATGACACAGCCCCCGTACATGACGCCGACGGCTCAGGTGAGTCCGGGTGGGACCGGCGCGGGTTCATCCTGGCCGCGACCGCCGCGGCAGCGGCTTCCACCGGTGCCGGGCTCGCGGGCAGGGCGTTGAACGGCTCGCAGGGCCAGAACGCCGTCGCCTCCCGCAAGGACGTGGTGATTCCCGCCCCCTCGTCGAAGGCGGCCCCGGTCCCGCGCGGCGCCGCCCTGCGCATCAAGGACATCAGCCCCTTCATGACGCCTAACAACGACTTCTACCGCGTCGACACCGCCTTGGTTGTCCCCAAGGTCGACGCCACCAGCTGGAAGCTGCGTATCCACGGCAAGGGCGTCGAGCGCGAACTGACCGTCTCCTTCGACGACCTGCTGAAGATGCCGCTCATCGAACGCGACATCACCCTGACCTGCGTCTCCAACGAGGTCGGCGGCCCCTACGTCGGCAACGCCCGCTGGATCGGTGTCCGCCTGGCCGACCTGCTCAAGCAGTGCGGGGTGAAGCCGCCGTCGAAGGGCGGGCCCGCCGACCAACTGGTGGCGCGGTCGGTGGACGGGATGACCATCGGCAGCCCCGTCGAGGATGTGATGGACGGCCGCGACGCGATGCTCGCCCTCGGCATGAACGGCCAGCCGCTCCCCTTCGAGCACGGTTTCCCTGTGCGCATGCTGGTGCCCGGTCTCTACGGCTACGTGTCGGCCTGCAAATGGATCCAGGACATCGAGCTGACCACCTTCGACGCCTACGACTCGTACTGGGTCAAGCGGGACTGGGCGCAGAAGGCGCCGATCAAGACCGAGTCCCGCGTCGACACGCCCAAGCCCTTCGCCCGCCCGAAAGCCGGCACCGTCATGGTCGCCGGAGTCGCCTGGGCCCAGCACCGCGGCATCGACAAGGTCGAGATCCGCGTCGACGACGGGCCCTGGGAAGAGACCCGCCTCGCCACCGAGGACACCCGCGACACCTGGCGCCAGTGGTCCTACCCCTGGCAGGCCACCAAGGGCGGCCACACCCTGACTGTGCGGGCCACGGACCGGACGGGCGAGACCCAGACCGAGAAGCGCACCCCGACCATCCCCGACGGCGCCTCCGGCTGGCACTCCGTCGTCGTCACCGTCGACTGA